The proteins below come from a single Candidatus Binatia bacterium genomic window:
- a CDS encoding DUF547 domain-containing protein has product MPPTRSPSRRRSSLLIAAAALTLVNACTTIQRPRVALPSGETTPEVAHVDLDDVQKRFVDGNGRVDYAALQRDPGMLDRYYWWITEESPDNAPERFPTRDDELAYFINAYNAAVLYTVVQYYPVASVTDIGNVFPLNIIDDKVGFFFLQQVEVGGETTNLYDLENSLIRSRFGEPRVHFALNCASIGCPHLPQEAFSAARLQDQLDRETFRFFAQPRNLRFDHDEETVYVSSILKWHGADFTEWLEKNHPDQPATLLTYISLYGPKEHEAALLRARQEGYDVDFIEYDWNLNDQHPTATPR; this is encoded by the coding sequence ATGCCCCCTACCCGCTCGCCGTCTCGCCGTCGTTCGTCGCTGCTGATCGCAGCCGCGGCACTCACGCTCGTGAACGCGTGCACCACGATCCAAAGACCGCGTGTCGCCCTCCCCTCCGGCGAGACGACACCCGAAGTCGCCCACGTAGACCTCGACGACGTACAGAAGCGCTTCGTCGACGGGAACGGACGTGTCGACTACGCGGCACTCCAGCGCGACCCCGGCATGCTCGATCGCTACTACTGGTGGATCACCGAGGAGAGTCCCGACAACGCTCCCGAGCGGTTCCCGACGCGCGACGACGAGCTCGCGTACTTCATCAACGCGTACAACGCCGCCGTGCTGTACACCGTAGTGCAATACTACCCGGTCGCCAGCGTGACCGACATCGGCAACGTCTTCCCGCTCAACATCATTGACGACAAGGTCGGGTTCTTTTTCTTGCAGCAGGTCGAAGTCGGCGGCGAGACGACGAATCTCTACGATCTCGAGAACTCCCTGATTCGCTCGCGGTTCGGCGAACCCCGCGTGCACTTCGCGCTGAACTGCGCGTCCATCGGATGCCCGCACCTCCCGCAGGAGGCGTTCTCCGCAGCCCGCCTCCAGGACCAACTCGACCGAGAGACGTTCCGCTTCTTCGCGCAGCCCCGAAATCTCCGATTCGACCACGACGAAGAGACGGTCTACGTCTCCTCGATCCTGAAGTGGCACGGCGCCGACTTCACGGAATGGCTCGAGAAGAACCACCCGGATCAACCCGCAACGCTCCTGACGTACATCTCGCTTTACGGCCCGAAGGAACACGAGGCCGCCCTCCTGCGGGCCCGCCAGGAAGGCTACGATGTCGATTTCATCGAGTACGACTGGAACCTGAACGACCAGCACCCAACCGCGACACCGCGTTGA
- a CDS encoding thioredoxin domain-containing protein gives MRRTLPSRKIGYAAALFMVIAATTLVVSCTNDTTGDAPETRPPPPPAPTARVALQSWPVPTGAPGSEPFPDEVRAELAKTLALRDAEYEPRTHHVREDGSPIYTNRLILETSPYLLQHAHNPVDWRPWGDEAFEEARRLGRPVFLSIGYSTCHWCHVMERESFEDEEIAAYMNANFIPIKVDREERPDVDQVYMAVVQMLTGGGGWPMTVVLTPDREPFFGGTYFPARKGDRGSRAGLLEILQALSTQYAGDPDAIAEQAKQITARLRAQSQPRKPETVPGATPILMTQASMAKTYDPEWGGFGRPPKFPRTVGLELLMRHGRRTGDPVALSHALGTLDHMAAGGIRDHVGGGFHRYATDREWLTPHFEKMLYDNALLVVAYLDAYQITGEERFADVARETLDYMRREMTSSEGAFYSATDADSPTPEGHQEEGWFFTWTPAEIIELVGEKRAALVASRYGVTEAGNFEGRNILHGARPVEEVARDAGLSVEETEAELAAARASLYDARGDRPPPIRDDKVLAAWNGLAVSAFARGARVLEKAGYAEAAAAAAHVVLGRMTKDGRLNRSYIDGKARHDAVLDDYAFFIAGLLDLYEASFDPRWLRAAIGLQGTLDSGFWDEGNGGYFMTSTDGEELLVRRKGIYDGARPSGNSVAASNLLRLYEFTTDEAYKSRAEKLFGAFALDLRTRPSRSPRLLSALDQYLDTPKEVILVLPGPDDEGLAPFLSVLAHQYLPNSIVALTVEGEPATALANLIPLVAGKIARDGRVTAYVCENRVCALPTTDPDLFAKQLATVRPYPN, from the coding sequence ATGCGCAGGACACTTCCGTCGAGAAAGATCGGGTACGCCGCAGCACTCTTTATGGTGATTGCAGCGACGACGCTGGTCGTCAGCTGTACCAACGACACGACCGGCGACGCCCCGGAGACGCGCCCACCACCTCCCCCCGCGCCAACGGCGCGCGTCGCGCTCCAGAGCTGGCCCGTCCCGACCGGTGCACCGGGATCGGAGCCCTTCCCCGACGAAGTTCGCGCGGAGCTCGCGAAGACTCTCGCTCTGCGCGACGCCGAATATGAACCGCGGACGCACCACGTCCGTGAGGATGGCTCGCCGATCTACACGAACCGCCTCATCCTCGAGACCAGCCCGTACCTCCTGCAGCACGCACACAACCCCGTCGACTGGCGGCCCTGGGGCGACGAAGCCTTCGAGGAGGCACGTCGGCTCGGCCGTCCCGTATTTCTGAGTATCGGGTACTCGACGTGCCACTGGTGCCACGTGATGGAGCGCGAGTCGTTCGAAGACGAAGAGATCGCGGCGTACATGAACGCGAACTTCATCCCGATCAAGGTCGACCGCGAGGAACGACCCGACGTCGACCAAGTCTACATGGCCGTCGTGCAGATGCTCACGGGCGGAGGCGGTTGGCCGATGACGGTCGTGCTCACCCCAGACCGGGAGCCCTTCTTCGGCGGCACCTACTTTCCTGCCCGCAAGGGGGACCGGGGAAGCCGCGCCGGATTGCTCGAGATCCTGCAGGCGCTGTCGACGCAGTACGCCGGCGACCCCGACGCCATCGCCGAACAGGCAAAGCAGATTACGGCGCGCCTGCGTGCGCAGAGCCAGCCTCGCAAGCCGGAGACCGTGCCGGGGGCGACGCCGATCCTCATGACCCAAGCGTCGATGGCCAAGACCTACGACCCCGAATGGGGGGGCTTCGGGCGTCCGCCCAAGTTCCCGCGGACCGTCGGGCTCGAACTCCTCATGCGCCACGGACGCCGCACCGGCGACCCGGTCGCCCTGTCCCACGCGCTCGGAACGCTCGATCACATGGCCGCCGGTGGAATCCGGGACCACGTGGGGGGCGGATTCCATCGGTACGCCACAGATCGCGAGTGGCTCACTCCCCACTTCGAAAAGATGCTCTACGACAACGCGCTCCTCGTCGTGGCCTATCTGGATGCCTATCAAATCACCGGCGAAGAGCGGTTCGCCGACGTCGCGCGCGAGACGCTCGACTACATGCGCCGCGAGATGACCTCCTCGGAGGGGGCCTTCTACTCGGCAACCGATGCCGACAGCCCCACTCCCGAAGGGCACCAGGAAGAGGGTTGGTTCTTCACGTGGACCCCGGCGGAGATCATCGAGCTGGTCGGCGAGAAACGCGCGGCGCTCGTCGCGAGCCGGTACGGCGTGACCGAAGCCGGCAACTTCGAAGGTCGCAACATCCTCCACGGAGCCCGTCCGGTCGAGGAGGTCGCGCGCGATGCCGGCCTGTCGGTCGAAGAGACCGAGGCGGAGCTCGCCGCCGCGAGGGCGTCGCTCTACGACGCGCGCGGGGATCGCCCTCCGCCGATCCGCGACGACAAAGTTCTGGCCGCCTGGAACGGACTCGCCGTCTCGGCGTTCGCCCGCGGCGCTCGCGTGCTCGAGAAGGCCGGGTACGCCGAGGCTGCAGCCGCTGCCGCACACGTCGTCCTCGGCCGCATGACCAAGGACGGCAGGCTCAACCGTTCGTACATCGACGGCAAGGCACGCCACGACGCCGTTTTGGACGACTACGCGTTCTTCATCGCCGGCCTGCTCGACCTCTACGAGGCGAGCTTCGATCCCCGCTGGCTGCGCGCCGCGATCGGCTTGCAGGGCACGCTCGATTCGGGCTTCTGGGACGAAGGAAACGGCGGCTATTTCATGACGTCCACGGATGGCGAAGAACTCCTCGTTCGACGAAAGGGGATCTACGACGGCGCGCGCCCATCGGGGAACTCGGTGGCGGCGTCGAATCTACTGCGGCTCTACGAGTTCACGACCGACGAGGCCTACAAGAGCCGCGCCGAAAAACTGTTCGGAGCCTTTGCGCTCGACCTGCGAACCCGGCCTTCCCGTTCCCCGAGGCTCCTCTCGGCGCTGGATCAGTACCTCGACACGCCCAAAGAGGTGATCCTCGTTCTGCCGGGCCCGGACGACGAGGGGCTTGCGCCGTTCCTCTCCGTGCTCGCCCATCAGTATCTTCCCAACTCGATCGTCGCTCTCACCGTCGAGGGAGAGCCCGCCACCGCGCTCGCGAATCTCATCCCCCTCGTCGCTGGCAAGATCGCGCGCGACGGACGAGTGACCGCCTACGTCTGCGAAAACCGCGTCTGCGCTCTGCCGACGACCGACCCTGACCTGTTCGCGAAACAGCTCGCCACCGTTCGACCGTATCCGAACTAG
- a CDS encoding sulfatase, whose amino-acid sequence MILATRLLLSCLVAVWIAGCAAPPEPEQPAAAAPLEAASSKSESAPESAAPPAPPLEPVSGEPEPELERPPNILLITIDTQRADSFGMYGNPGGHTPHIDALAERGVVFDRATAPIGTTFPSHATLLTGLYPRRHGLRYNGDTLEEEMVTLTEILRENGWDTMALVTYGSMVSRGGLGQGFVRTSHEKNGERSISAAASRVGTMARGLLKRRRPFPFFMWVHYFQPHSPYELTPYAEEQLAGYDGPLAKGATVEEFYALGKKKWRDEDRAALRVLYDGETRSADAAVGSILETLEQAGHAERTIVVVTSDHGQLLGEHRAVGHGARLWEPVLHVPLVIFDPRRPDARRVSSRVGLVDVTPTLLEMVGLPAPEGIDGRSLVPGLRGEKLEERPYYSEVRGLKNGKSKRDPNALAVYLGDRKLVVRKGKSRHYDLAEDPSERSPIRDVAEDPQAQKLAELAAAYGAPGDATGGQVAPKDLAPHVREELRALGYVQ is encoded by the coding sequence ATGATCCTCGCGACGCGTCTCCTGTTATCTTGTCTGGTTGCGGTGTGGATCGCTGGTTGTGCGGCTCCTCCGGAACCCGAGCAGCCGGCCGCGGCCGCTCCGCTGGAGGCGGCCTCCTCGAAGTCCGAGTCTGCGCCGGAATCTGCGGCGCCGCCGGCGCCACCGCTGGAGCCCGTGTCGGGCGAGCCGGAGCCGGAGCTGGAGCGCCCGCCCAACATCCTCCTCATCACGATTGACACCCAGCGAGCCGACTCGTTCGGCATGTACGGCAATCCGGGGGGCCATACGCCCCACATCGATGCGCTGGCCGAGCGCGGGGTGGTCTTCGATCGGGCGACCGCTCCGATCGGCACGACCTTCCCGTCGCATGCGACGCTCCTGACCGGGCTCTATCCCCGTCGTCACGGGCTTCGCTACAACGGCGACACGCTCGAGGAAGAGATGGTGACGCTCACCGAGATCCTCCGGGAGAACGGTTGGGACACGATGGCGCTCGTGACCTACGGCTCGATGGTCAGCCGAGGCGGACTTGGACAGGGCTTCGTACGGACGAGCCACGAGAAGAACGGCGAGCGGAGTATATCGGCTGCCGCCAGCCGGGTCGGAACCATGGCGCGCGGACTTTTGAAGCGTCGTCGACCGTTTCCGTTCTTCATGTGGGTGCACTACTTCCAGCCGCATTCGCCGTACGAGTTGACGCCGTACGCCGAAGAGCAGCTCGCGGGCTACGACGGGCCGCTGGCGAAGGGTGCAACGGTCGAGGAGTTCTATGCGCTCGGCAAGAAAAAGTGGCGGGATGAGGACCGTGCAGCTCTCCGTGTCCTGTACGACGGTGAGACGCGGTCGGCCGACGCGGCGGTTGGAAGTATCCTCGAGACGCTGGAGCAGGCGGGGCACGCCGAGCGAACCATCGTCGTGGTGACGTCCGATCACGGCCAGCTGCTCGGCGAGCATCGGGCTGTGGGACACGGGGCTCGGCTCTGGGAGCCGGTTTTGCATGTGCCCCTGGTGATCTTCGACCCGCGCCGTCCGGATGCACGCCGCGTTTCCTCTCGAGTAGGCCTGGTCGACGTGACCCCGACGTTGCTCGAGATGGTGGGCCTTCCAGCCCCCGAGGGAATCGACGGCCGCAGTCTCGTCCCGGGGCTGCGGGGCGAAAAACTCGAGGAGAGGCCGTACTACAGCGAAGTGCGGGGTCTGAAGAACGGGAAGTCGAAGCGGGATCCGAACGCTCTGGCCGTTTATCTCGGCGACCGGAAGCTCGTTGTCCGCAAGGGCAAGTCGAGGCACTACGATCTCGCGGAGGACCCGTCGGAGCGCTCACCGATCCGCGATGTCGCCGAGGATCCGCAGGCGCAGAAGCTCGCAGAGCTCGCAGCCGCCTACGGCGCGCCGGGAGACGCGACTGGGGGGCAAGTGGCGCCCAAGGACCTGGCGCCGCACGTGCGCGAGGAACTGCGCGCCCTGGGCTACGTTCAGTAG
- the pbpC gene encoding penicillin-binding protein 1C encodes MTTQLRRFAPLAVAIGTLVAIGVSGWGELEWHAPTYQDVRAAHRPSDTRLEARDGRLLHEIRIDPTRRVLPWTPLGEISPALVDAVLRSEDRRFHEHPGVDVRALAAAAWQRTTTSTRRGGSTISMQLTALLDPRLRAGAGGRTWEQKARQIRAAIELERTWRKEQILEAYLNLVPFRGEVEGVTAAAGVLLAKSPHGLDNAEAALLAALLRAPSAPPDVVTERARRLNEESLEEDQLARATDAIFAPPNRRPPTTRLAPHLARRLFVTNPDRATIRSTLDADLQARATAALERELAAVRSRNVRDGAVLVLDNESGDVLAYVASSGPHATSPHVDAIRARRQAGSTLKPFLYALALERRLLTAASLLDDSPLEVALTGAVYRPRNYDGSFRGDVSLRTALASSLNIPAVRTQRLVGEPAFVDRLLALGITGLVTTGDHYGPSLTLGTAEVSLLELANAYRTLARAGVHTGIRFTQEDTTTPPRPVYSPASSFVIGQILSDREARSTTFGLENALATRFWTAVKTGTSKEMRDNWCVGFSSDYTVAVWVGNHSGEPMHDVSGITGAAPTWLQVMSYLHRSSASQPPPAPPGVVRLPVAFPDGRTAQEWFLEGTQPPGLRIVAAAPPSQIVSPVDGAILVLDPDIPDDRQQVALVASPAGDDLTWRLDGERLGPATEPRLWRPRPGRHQLVLEDDAGAAVDRVRFRVRGNVQRSPNRY; translated from the coding sequence ATGACGACGCAGCTCCGTCGGTTCGCTCCACTCGCGGTGGCGATCGGCACCCTCGTCGCCATCGGCGTGTCGGGCTGGGGCGAACTAGAGTGGCACGCCCCGACATATCAGGACGTCCGCGCCGCGCATCGGCCATCCGACACACGGCTGGAAGCGCGCGACGGTCGGCTTCTCCACGAGATCCGCATCGATCCGACTCGGCGCGTCCTGCCGTGGACGCCGCTCGGCGAGATCTCCCCCGCCCTCGTGGACGCCGTGCTTCGATCGGAAGATCGACGCTTTCACGAGCATCCCGGCGTCGACGTACGCGCGCTCGCCGCCGCCGCGTGGCAGCGCACCACGACGTCCACCCGACGCGGTGGGAGTACGATCAGCATGCAGCTCACGGCGCTGCTCGACCCGCGACTCCGTGCGGGGGCCGGCGGCCGGACCTGGGAACAGAAGGCGCGCCAGATCCGCGCCGCGATCGAGCTTGAACGAACGTGGCGCAAGGAGCAGATCCTCGAGGCGTACCTGAACCTCGTGCCGTTTCGCGGCGAAGTCGAGGGAGTGACCGCCGCGGCCGGGGTGCTGCTCGCCAAGTCACCGCATGGTCTCGACAACGCAGAGGCGGCACTCCTTGCCGCACTCCTCCGCGCGCCGTCCGCGCCACCCGACGTCGTCACGGAGCGGGCACGCCGCCTCAACGAAGAAAGTCTCGAGGAAGACCAGCTGGCCAGAGCGACCGATGCGATCTTCGCACCGCCCAACCGGCGCCCCCCGACGACGCGGCTTGCACCCCATCTCGCGCGCCGGCTGTTCGTCACGAACCCCGACCGGGCCACGATTCGCTCGACGCTCGACGCCGACCTCCAGGCGAGGGCGACCGCGGCGCTGGAGCGGGAACTGGCAGCGGTCCGATCCCGCAATGTTCGCGACGGCGCGGTCCTGGTCCTCGACAACGAGAGCGGCGACGTGCTCGCCTACGTCGCGAGCAGCGGGCCCCACGCGACCTCCCCGCACGTCGACGCAATCCGTGCGCGACGTCAGGCCGGATCGACACTGAAGCCGTTCCTGTATGCCCTCGCTCTCGAACGGCGCCTTCTCACCGCGGCGTCTCTGCTCGACGACAGCCCGCTCGAGGTCGCCCTCACCGGCGCCGTCTACCGGCCGCGAAACTACGACGGGAGCTTCCGGGGAGACGTCTCTCTGCGCACCGCGCTCGCGTCCTCGCTGAACATCCCGGCCGTTCGGACGCAGCGCCTCGTGGGCGAGCCGGCGTTCGTCGATCGCCTGCTCGCGCTTGGGATCACCGGCCTGGTCACGACCGGCGACCACTACGGACCATCGCTGACTCTGGGAACGGCCGAGGTGAGCTTGCTCGAACTGGCGAACGCCTACCGCACACTCGCGCGCGCGGGCGTGCACACGGGGATTCGATTCACACAAGAAGACACCACAACCCCACCCCGGCCGGTCTACTCGCCCGCCAGTAGCTTCGTCATCGGGCAGATTCTGTCAGACCGCGAAGCCCGCAGCACCACGTTCGGCCTCGAGAACGCCCTCGCCACCCGTTTCTGGACCGCTGTGAAGACGGGGACCAGCAAAGAGATGCGCGACAACTGGTGCGTCGGATTCTCGAGCGACTACACCGTCGCCGTATGGGTGGGGAACCATTCAGGTGAGCCCATGCACGATGTGAGCGGCATCACCGGTGCCGCACCCACGTGGCTGCAGGTGATGTCGTACCTGCACCGCTCGAGCGCCAGCCAACCACCGCCGGCGCCGCCGGGGGTCGTCCGTCTTCCGGTCGCGTTCCCCGACGGCCGGACCGCGCAGGAGTGGTTCCTCGAAGGCACCCAACCCCCGGGGCTACGCATCGTTGCGGCCGCACCTCCGTCCCAGATCGTGTCGCCCGTCGACGGCGCGATCCTGGTGCTGGATCCCGACATTCCCGACGATCGTCAGCAGGTCGCGCTGGTCGCGTCCCCGGCCGGCGACGACCTCACGTGGAGGCTCGACGGAGAACGTCTCGGTCCGGCGACCGAACCGCGGCTCTGGCGCCCACGCCCCGGCCGACATCAGCTGGTGCTCGAAGACGACGCCGGTGCAGCCGTCGACCGGGTGCGCTTCCGCGTTCGCGGTAACGTGCAGCGCTCCCCGAATCGCTACTGA